AGCGCACCTCGTCCGGTGTGAGGTCGCGGCGGGCCGCCTCCGCGCGCAGCGACACGATGCGCCGCTCCGTGTGCGCGAGGCCGCGCATTCCGGCGACGTGGACGATGCGGCGGTGTCCGAGGGAGTGCAGGTGGTCCAGTACGGAGGCCATGGCGCCCGCGTCGTCCGCCCACACGTTGGAGACGGGCAGGGGCGTCTGCGCGCGGTGGGCGTCGGCCTCCAGGCCGCCGATGACGACGGCGGGCAGCCCCAGGGAGGCCAGCAGGGCGGGGCGCGGGTCGTCGACCCTGGGGTCGACCACCAGGACGCCGTCGACGCGCCGTTCGGCCCACCAGCGGCGCAGGACGGCCAGTTCCGTGTCGAGGTCCTCCACCACCTGGAAGAGCAGTGCCACCTGACGGGACGACAGCGCCTCCTGGATGCCGGAGACGAGCTGGAGGAAGAACGATTCGACGCCCAGGGTGTGCGCGGGGCGGGCGAGCACCAGTCCGGCGCACCCGGAGCGTTCGCCGGAGAGCGCGCGGGCGGCGCTGTTGGCCTGCCAGCCGAGTTCCTCGGCGACCCTGCGCACCCTTTCGCGCGTGCCGGGCGAGACGCCCGGACGGTCGTTGAGGGCGAAGGACACGGCGCTCTCGGAGACTCCGGCGCGGCGGGCGACGTCCTTCATGGTGGGCCTGCGCGAGGGACGGGGCCGGATGCCGTCACCGGACGCGGCAGCAGAGGTCATGGGGCGGGGGTCCTCTCGGGGGCGCGGGTCTGTGCAGGGGATTCGGGGGCGTGTGCAGGGGGTTCGGGGGCGTGTGCAGGGGGTTCGGGGCTCGGTGCAGACGGTTCTGGATGCGGCGGAAGAGGTTCTTCCACCCGTACGTCGACGGCCGCGCTGTACGCGACGCGGCCCTGTCCGACCGCCTTGACCAGCACCCAGTACGTGCCGGGTGCGGTGTCGACGGGAGGGTGCAGGGTGAAGCGGGCCTCGGCCGTGCCGTCCGCCGGGACGTCGACGACGCACGAGCGGGGACCGGCCAACTGCCAACCACCGTACGGGGACACCAGGATGGCTTCGCAGCGGACGGCGCCGCGCAGGGTGTTCGACAGGTGGACGGGCAGGGGGGTGCTCGCCCCTGCGGCGATGCGGACGGGCCCCTCGGGCACTGTCACGGTGATGCCCGGCACGGACGGGTCATGGCCCGCGACGGTGACGGTGAGGCTGTCCTCCACGGCGGTGCCGTCCTGGAACTCGGCCGTCACCCGCACCAGGTGGTCGCCCGGTGCGGCCTCTTGAGGCGGCCGCACCGAGAACGGCAGGCGCACGTGGCCGCCCGCCTCCAGGGTGACCGTTTCCCGGGTCAAGGAGGTCACCCAGCCGGAGGGCGCGTGCACGGTCACGGCTGCTTCGCCCGCGGGGCCGCCTGAGGCGACCGTCACCTCCGAAGGCGTGACCGTCACCGCGTACGGTGCGTCGCCCAGCGGTGCGGTGCCGGTGTTGTGCAGCCAGTACCGGCTGAAGCCCGGCCGCGCCGCCTCCTGGTGCGCGACGGTGGGGCGCGGGCCGTCCGGGAGGGTGAGGTGCAGGGTCGTCCACTGATTCCCGCCGAGTGTCATCGCGTACGCACCACCGCCGTACGCCCCGCCGTCGTACGCACCACCACCGCGCGCACCGCCGCCGCACGCACCGTCGTCGTACGCCCCTTCGCCGGGCTCCGCCGCGAGCGTCTCGTGCGGTACGTCGAGGAGGTCGGCCCGTGCTGCGGCGGCCACCGGGAAGGGCGCGCGCACGAAGCCCGTGGTGGTACGCCCCCGCGCCTCCCTGAGTCGTACGGCGACGCCTCCGTCGGCCGTGCGCTTCACGGTCTCGGCCATCAGACCCTCCACGGCCAGGAAGCGCTCCGCGCCGGGTGCCGTGGAGGTCACCCGGGCCGTCATCGGCGCGTTGAACTCCCGCCCCCTGCGCACCAGGTCAAGGTCCCGCCAGTCCCCCGCCCCCGACAGCAGGGCGTGCGCGAATTCGTGCGTCCAGTGCTGGAGCTGGAAGGAGCTGCCGTCGGGGGCGGTACGGCGCGGCGGGTCCATCCACGCGCCGCTGGGCCTCCCGGTGCACGACCGCAGCAGTGAGCTGTGCAGCCGCCCCCGGGTGTCCACCGCGCACCCTGGAGTGCCGCGCACCAGCAGGGCGACCGTACGGTCCTCGAAGTCGGCGTGCTCCTGCGCCCCTTCTGTGGGCAGAGGGTGCAGCCCTTCTATGAGGTGCTCGCGTACGACAGTGTCTGTGAACTCCGCGAGGGAACCCGTGAGCACCAGCACCGGAAGGTCCCGCACGCCCGTCAGGTCGCACCCGGGCAGCCAGGTCTCGCGCAACGGCCGGAGCGCGGGCACCCACACCACCGGGGCGCCGCCCTTCACGGCGTCCGTGTACACGGGGTCGGCGGCGGCCAGCACGCCGGCGGTGAAGGCGTTGGCGTCCGGTCCCCCCAGGGCGAGCCGGAAGTCGGGCAGGCTGCTGTCGACCGCGAGGTCGCCCCAGCGGGGCCCGTGGGACCGTGTCGGTGTCGTCGTGACGCCGAGCGCCCCCAAGGCCGTGACGCACTCCCGCAGCCCCTCCGGCGGCCCCGCGTCGGGCAGCACGATCTCGCCCGCACCCAGCGTCCGTACGCCCGCCGGTGTGCCGTCGGGGCCCGTCAGCGACGCCCTGGTCATGGACGTAAGACCGAACCAGTTCAGGCAGGGGGTGTCGAGCGTCCACGGGGCCCGGGTGTGGTCGACGCCCGTGTCGGCCTCGGGGAAGGCGAAGCCACGCCCCACCGCAGCCGTGGCCGTCTCCGCGACGGGCTGCGCCCCCGGCACGTCGACGGGCACACGCAGCCGTACGAGCTGGTCGCTGCCCGCGAAGCCGTCGATCCGCGTGGCCAGTTCCACCCTGTCCACGCCGTCCCACAGGGTGGTCGTACGGGTCCACGCCACGGGCCCGGTACGCCCCGAGGCCACGATCCGCACGCCGATCGGGCACCGCTCCACGCGCACCGAGTCGGCGGGCGCGGACTCCGACGACTCCCCCGGCCCCTTGGGCAGCAGGTGCCAGGGCCCCTCCTCGAAGAACGGATGGGCGGGATACTCGTCCTGGACGACGAGAGCGTCCACCTCGCCCGCCGCCAACAGCTCACGCCCGTCGGCGAGTTGCGTGACACGGCACAGGCCGCCCCCGCGCGCGGGATCGGCCTCGACCTCGTACAGCCCGTTCCTCACGACGGGCGCGGCACCGGTCTCGACGGTCCATCCCTCGGACATCCCTGTCTCACCCGACGTCACCGACCAGGTCCGCTGCCCGAGCCCCGGCACGTCGGCCGCCAAGAACGCGATGGTCACCGCGCCCTCCGCGGACACCCCTTCCACCAGCACCGGAACGAGCGCGCCCGTCTCGTCCCGTACGGCCAACGATCCCGCGCGTGCGGCCAGTCCGGGAAGCTCCACCCTGACGACGTCGGTCCGGTTCCACGACAGCGCGTTGACGACGGTCACCGAAGACCCGACCGCCTCCCCCACCAAGGCGTCCAACGCCGATTCCCTTACCCCCGAGGCGAGTTCGTACGCCTCGCGCCAGGTCGGCAGCAGGTCCAGGTACACCTGGTCGGAGAAGGTCCCGGTGACCGCGTCGTGGTGGGCCGCGTGCAGCAGGTGCCGCCAGGACTTGTCGAGGGCGGCCTGCGGGTAGCGGAAGCGACCGTGCGCGTACGCGAGGGCGGCGAGGGTCTCGGCCTCCTGGACCAGGTTCTCGGCGGCTCGGTGGGCCTGTTTCACGTCCGCGTACGAGACGTCCTTGCCCGTGTAGACCGGGCCCATTTCGCGCGTCACCGGGAGTGGAGACTCCCCCCGGCCCGCCAACTCGTCCCGCACTGCTGCGAAATGGTCGCGCGGGGTCGCGTGCTCCAGCTTCGGCCAGGTGTAGCGCGCGGTCCACTCCCGTTGGACGGCGAGCCCCCACGGGTGCGGCCAGGAGAAGTCCGTGCCCATCGGGATGAGGACGTTGCGGGTGGTGGCGGACTGCCGGAGCAGTTCGAAGAGTTCGAGGATCTTCGCGGCGGCGGCCTCCGCGTCGGGTTCGGCGTGCGAGAACCAGCCCGCCGAGTAGTGCGCGGGCAGGTAGTGCAGCAGCAGCCCGGGGCCGCCGCCGGGGCCGATCCACTCGTATTCGCTGGGGAGTTGCATGGCGGTCGGGGGCCGCAGCGCCGCACCCCAGGTGTCCATCATCGGACCCCACTGGTGGTACGGGCCCCGGGCGAGGACCGCCGAGTCGAGGCCCGCGCCGGCCATCAGGGAGGGGAAGCCGGGGTCGTGGCCGAAGACGTCGAGCTGCCAGGCCGTCCGGGGGTCGGAGCCCAGGACGTCGCGGTGGAAGCGGAGTCCGTGCAGGGCGCTGCGGACGGTGGTCTCGGCGGAGGTGAGGTTGGTGGAGGGCTCGTTGTAGGTGCCGCCGACGATCTCCAGGCGGCCTTCGGTGATCAACTGCCGCATCTCGTCCCGGTATTCGGGATGCGTGTCCCAGAACGGCTTGAGGTAGTCGATCTCGGAGAGGACGAAGCGGTACGCGGGGTCGTCGCGCGCCTGCTGGAGGTGCAGCGGTACGAGGGTGAAGGCGGGCACCCCGGCGTACTCCCAGCCCTTCTCCGGTTCGCCGTCCCGCACGGGGGCGTCCCACTGGGAGGTGTAGGCGGCCTGGGTGTTCCACCAGAGCGGGTCGTAGTGGAAGTGCGGGACCAGGCGGACCGTCCAGCCGGGTTCGGCGGCGAGCAGTTCGCAGGGGCGGGAGGCGAGGAGGAGACCGCCCGGGGTGGTAACGCGGACGGTGGCGGGCAGGCGGGTGCCGGGGGCCGCACCGCCCAGGTCGACGGAGACCTCGACGGTTTCATCCCGGGCGACGCCACCGCGATCGGCGCTCAGTTCGGACGCCGCGTCGACTCCCGCGTAAGCCTCCACGGAGTCCGCGCGCAGCCAGCGGGGGTGCTCCGTCTCGACCTGCGGTCCGGCGAGTGAGACGACGAGGGGCCCGACCGGGCGGCTCCGGCGCACTCCCACCCGTACCACCTGTGACGGACGCTCCTCGGGGCCGGTGAAGAGACTCGGGGTCTCCACCCCGGTGACCGTCACTCCGGTGTGCACGTCGTCCACCCGATCTCCCCACCTCCGGCTGCCATCAAGCGAGTAGCAGCTAAACCGCATTAGCGCGACGAAGCATTACCGCGCGCATTGTGTGGTGTCAACTCCCCACTCAACCGCTTTAGTCCAGCTCACAGCCGTTCAAAAAACAATGCTGGCCTACCTGTTGACGAATGTCTTCCGCCGACCCATCGTGTGTCTCGCAATCCGGCAGCGCGGCCGGTGCGAAGAGGAGGAACGACGATGTCCCGTGGGCGCCCGTCCCGCATCTCCATCGCCACCGCCATGGCGGCAACCCTGCTGTCCACCGCCGCCTGCGGTGTGGGCGGCAGCGGCAATGACAACGATGCCAAGCAGCCCGAGAAGTCGGGCAAGGTGTCCGGCGAGATCAGCTTCCGCACGCTCCAGCTCAAGCCGACCTTCACCACGTACGTCCAGGGCGTGATCGACGCGTTCGAGAAGAAGTACCCGGACGTCAAGGTGAAGTGGGAGGACGTACCGGGCGAGGGTTACAACGAGAAGCTCGTCGCGGACGCCCAGGCCGGCGCTCTGCCGGACGTCGTCAACCTCAACACGGACTCCTTCCAGCTCCTCGCGGACCGGGGCATGCTGGCGGACGTGGCCAAGCTCGACCCGGCGGTGCAGAAGGACTACGTGCCGGGCGCCTGGGACCAGTACAAGCTCCCCTCGAAGCCGGGCGTGTTCGCTTACCCGTGGTACGTGACGCCGGAGATCCTGACGTACAACAAGGACCTCTTCGCCAGGTCGGGTCTCGACGTGGACAAGCCGCCGACGACCGTCGAGGAGTTCTTCGACTACGCGGAGAAGATCACCGAGAAGTCCGGCGGCAAGTACGCCGCGTTCATGGCCGATCCGAAGTCGCGGCTGCCCGGAGACTGGCAGAAGATGGGCGTTCCGGTCCTCAGCGCGAAGAAGGACGCCTTCACCTTCAACACGCCGAAGGCCGTCGAGTGGGTCGAGCGGATGAAGGAGCTGTACGCCAAGGGCGCGATGCCCAAGGAGTCGCTCACCAAGTCCGACGACACCAGCCAGCTGTACGGCGCGGACAAGCTCGTCTTCGGTCCGGGCTCGCCCGGCTTCATCCGGGACGTCAAGGCGAACGCGCCCAAGGTGTACGCGAAGACGCAGGTGCAGAAGGCGGTCACCGGGGTCCTCGGCCACATCGGCATCTACACGCAGTCGCTGGGAGTCCGCAAGGACACCAAGTCCCCCGACGCCGCTGCCGAGTTCGCGAAGTGGGTGACGAACGGGCCGAACCAGGTCGCCTTCTCCAAGGAGGTCGCGATCTACCCCTCGAACGCGAAGGGGCTGGCCGACCCGTACTTCTCCGACAAGGGCGACGGCAAGGACCCGGAGACCCTGGCGCGGGCCCTCGGCGCGGAGGAGCTGAAGGAGGCACAGCTCGACGCGAACACCCCGGTCGAGTGGACCAGCCAGATCGGTGACGCGGTGGTCCGCGAGATGCAGAAGGCCATCAAGGGCGAGGTCGACGCGAAGACCGCGCTGACGAAGGCACAGGAAGAAGCGAACAAGATCCTGGCCCAGCAGGCCCAGCAGAAGAAGAAGTAGGCGACGGGCACGTGTCACAGATGACCGGCACCGGCCGGGACACCGACCCCCGCGCGGAGGACGCCGCGCGGGGCGGCGACCCGGTCCCGCCGAACGCGCGCGAGGCGCGGCGCGAGGCCCGCCGCCTGAAGAAGGACATGGGCACGGAGACGGGGTTGGTGCACCGCCGCTGGTGGACGCCGTATCTGTTCCTGCTGCCGGGGCTCGCCATGGTGGTGCTGTTCAGCCTCTGGCCGTTCCTCAACACCGTGATCCTGTCACTGACGGATGCTCAGATCCTGCGCGGCGGCGGGTTCGTGGGGTTCGACAACTACGTGCGGGCGGTCGGGGACGACACCTTCTGGCTGGCGCTGTTCAACAGCGTGCTGTACACGGTCGTGGTGGTGCCGTGCCTGGTGTTCCTGCCGCTGGCGCTGGCGGTCCTCGTACAGAAGAAGATTCCCGGGATCGGCTTCTTCCGGTCGGCCTTCTACACGCCGGTGATCGCGTCGGCGGTGGTGGTCGGGCTGATGTGGCAGTGGATCCTGCGCAGCGACGGTCTGGTCAACACGGTCTTCGAGAAGCTGAGTGTCATCAGCGAGCCGATTCCGTTCCTGACGGACTCCACGATGCTGCTGGTCTCGGCGATGATCGTGACCGTGTGGAAGGGCCTCGGCTACTACATGGTCTTCTACCTGGCCGCGCTGGGCAACGTACCGACCTCGCTGTACGAGGCTGCGGCGATCGACGGGGCGGGGCCCGTGCGCCGGTTCTTCTCGATCACCGTGCCGACGGTGAAGCCGATGATGCTGCTGGTGGGGACGCTGTCGGCGATCTCCGCGCTGCGGGTGTTCACCGAGATCTACATCCTCGGCGGCGAGAGCGGCGGGCCGGGCGGCGACTCCCGGACGCTGCCGTTCCTGATCCGTCAGGTGGGGCTCGGCTTCGCCGGTGAGACGGGGTACGCGGCGGCCATTTCGATTCTGCTGTTCCTGCTGACGCTGGTGTTCAGCGTGCTGGGGCATCGGCTGTCCAAGGGGGACGAGAGTTGAGTACGACAGCCCCGGTCGCTGACGAGGCCGCCGCCGCGAAGGCCGCCGCCCGCGAGGCCGCCGCCCGCGAGGCCGCTGCCCGCAAGGCCGCCGCCGGGAAACCGAGGAAGTACAGCAGGCGGGTGCTCGTCGGGCTGTCCGGACGGTATCTCACGCTGTGTCTGATGCTGGTGGTGCTGGTCGGGCCGATCGTCTGGCAGTTCCTGACCTCGCTGAAGGGGCGCGGCGAGAACGTCTACGAGGGGGTGCTGCCCAGCGATCCGACGCTCGACAACTACGCGCGGGTCGCCGAAGCCTTCCCGTTGTTCCAGTACGTCGGGAACACGCTGATCGTCGCCGCGCTGGCCATCACCTCGAACTGCCTCTTCGCGGCGATGGGCGGGTACGCGCTGTCGCGGGCCGGGTGGCGGGGGCGCAAGACGGTGTTCACGGTGCTGATCGCGACGCTGATGTTCCCGTTCGAGTCCGTGATGATCTCGATGTTCCTGACGGTGCGTGAGATGGGGTTGGTGGACACGCTGGTGGGCGTTTGGCTGCCCGGCGCTGTGTCCGTGCTGAATCTGATGATCATGCGGGCTGCCTTCCTCGCCGTGCCGAAGGAGGTGGAGGAGGCGGCGGTGCTGGACGGGGCCAATGAGTGGCAGCGGTTCCGGCGGGTGTTCGTGCCGAGCGCCAAGGGGGCGTTGGCCGTTGTCTGCATCACGAGCTTCATGGGGGCGTGGGACGACTTCCTGTGGCCGTTGATCGTGCTGACGAACAGCGACAACTACACGTTGCAGTTGGGGTTGAAGACGCTCGCGGGTGCCACGACCGTCAATGACCAGCGGTTGATCGCGGCGGGGGCGATGGCGGCGCTGCTGCCGATGCTGCTGCTGTTCTTCGCGCTCCAGAGGTACTTCTTCAGAGGGGTCGGGGAAGGGGCGATCAAAACCTGATCCTCGGCCCTGCCTGCGAACCGAACTGCGTTGTTCTGAGAGAGATTTGGGGATTCCTGCCGCATGAACGCCGAACCTGCGCGCCCGCGCTTCGGGGCCAACTACACGCCGTCGGTGGGGTGGTTCCACCACTGGCTCGACTTCGAACTCGACGACGTGCGAAGGGACTTCGACTCGCTGGCCGCTCTGGGCCTCGATCACGTGCGGGCCTTCGCACTGTGGCCGGTCTTCCAGCCGAACCGGTCGATGATCCGCGGGCGGGCGGTCGAGCAGTTGGGGCAGCTGGTGGACGCGGCGGGTGAGCGGGGGCTCGACGTGGCGGTCGACGCGCTCCAGGGGCACCTGTCGAGTTTCGACTTCGTACCGTCGTGGCTGACGACGTGGCACCGGCGGAACATGTTCACGGACGTGGACGTGGTGGAGGCGGAGGCGCGGTATGTGGAGACGCTGGCGTCGGAGCTGGCGGGGAGGCCCAACTTCATGGGGATGACGCTCGGGAACGAGGTCAACCAGTTCTCGGACCGGCCGCATCCGGATCCTGACCCCTGTACGTACGACCAGGCGGGACTGTGGCTGGAGCGGCTGCTCGCGGCGTGCGAGCGGGGGGCGCCGGGAAAGCTGCACACCCACTCGGAGTACGACGCGGTGTGGTTCCAGCCCGGGCATCCCTTCACGCCTGCGCATGCGGCGCGGTTGGGCGATGTGACGACGATCCACTCGTGGGTGTTCAACGGGACGGCGCAGCGGCACGGGAGGGAGGGAGCGGCGACCGTTCACCTTGCTGAATATTTGATCGAGTTGTCGCGTGCGTGGGCGCCGGTGGGGCGGCCGGTGTGGTTGCAGGAGGTGGGTGCTCCGGCGCCGTTGATTCCGCCGGAGCACGCGGCGGAGTTCGTGACCGCGACGGTCGAGAACGCTCTTACCTGTGAGGATCTGTACGGGGTGACGTGGTGGTGTTCGCATGATGTCTCGCGGGAGTTGGCGGACTTTCCGGAGCTGGAGTACGGGCTGGGACTGCTCACGTCGGAGCGGGTCGTGAAGCCGCAGGGGAAGGCGCTGGCGGAGATGGCGGGGCGGGTGCGGGCCGGGTCCGCTCCGGGGGCTGTGCCCAGGGGCACGGCGTTGGTGCTGGACGTGGGGGATGCGGATACCGCACCGGGGCGGGGTACGTGCGCGCCGGGCGGGGACTTCTACGAGGCGTGGGCACGGTTGGCGTCGGACGGGGTGCGGGCGGGGGTGGTCCTGGCGGACCTGGCGTCGGATGTTGAGCACTTGGAGGGGCGGGGGATTAGGGAGGTGGTGAGGGTGGAGGAGGTGGGGGGTTGAGGGGGATTCCTGGTGCAGGGAGTGGGGGCGGGGGCGGTCCGCGGGCGTTCTGCGGGCTGGGGAGTTCCGGGGGAGCCGGGTCGGCGAGACACCGTGGAATCATCTCGGGCTTCAGGACGTGCTGCCCTCCCGCCGCTGGACGATCCGCACGAAGGGCACCCGTCCACAGGCCGGGTTCGCCTTCGACGCGGCCTGGCACGGCGGAAGCAGCCTGCTGGTGTCCGGCGACCTCGCCGCGTCCGCTCCGGTCGAGCTGGATCTGTACCGTACGAGATTCCAAGTGAGAGATGCAGTGGTGACTTTGACGTACCGTCATGTGACGGGGAGCGCCGAAGTCGAGGCCACCTTCAGCGACGGGTCCGGTGCGATCCACGTCCTCCCCCTCACCCCCGAGCGCACCGTCAACGGCTGGACCGTCGCCCGCGCCCACCTCCCCCGCACCGAGGTCCACTCCCTCGGCGTACGCCTCACCGGCAGCGGCCCGGTGTCGTGGCGGCTCGGTGCGCTGTCCGTGCGCGAGCACCGGGCGCCCCTCCCGCAGCCGCCCTCCCGGGTCCGGGTGACCGATCGCCGCGTCACCGCCCCCGGTGTCGCCGAACTGCGGCTGCGCTGGCGGCCGGTGGCCGGGGCGCGCCACTACGAGGTGCACCAGGTGCTCCCCGACGGTTCGCGGCGATTCCTCGGCGGCACGGCGTCGACCGCGTACTACGTTCCGGCGGTGCACCGTGGCGCGCGGGGCCCGTCGCGTACCACTCTGGAGGTACGTGCGGTGAGCGCGCTGTACGCATCCTCCCGGCCCGCCCCCGTCACCCTCGACTGGCCCTCCTCCTCATGGCCCACGACTGAATCACGACCGAATCACGACCGAATCACGACTGACCCTCGACTGTCCGTCGGCTGCCC
This is a stretch of genomic DNA from Streptomyces sp. NBC_00237. It encodes these proteins:
- a CDS encoding glycosyl hydrolase; this translates as MNAEPARPRFGANYTPSVGWFHHWLDFELDDVRRDFDSLAALGLDHVRAFALWPVFQPNRSMIRGRAVEQLGQLVDAAGERGLDVAVDALQGHLSSFDFVPSWLTTWHRRNMFTDVDVVEAEARYVETLASELAGRPNFMGMTLGNEVNQFSDRPHPDPDPCTYDQAGLWLERLLAACERGAPGKLHTHSEYDAVWFQPGHPFTPAHAARLGDVTTIHSWVFNGTAQRHGREGAATVHLAEYLIELSRAWAPVGRPVWLQEVGAPAPLIPPEHAAEFVTATVENALTCEDLYGVTWWCSHDVSRELADFPELEYGLGLLTSERVVKPQGKALAEMAGRVRAGSAPGAVPRGTALVLDVGDADTAPGRGTCAPGGDFYEAWARLASDGVRAGVVLADLASDVEHLEGRGIREVVRVEEVGG
- a CDS encoding sugar ABC transporter substrate-binding protein gives rise to the protein MSRGRPSRISIATAMAATLLSTAACGVGGSGNDNDAKQPEKSGKVSGEISFRTLQLKPTFTTYVQGVIDAFEKKYPDVKVKWEDVPGEGYNEKLVADAQAGALPDVVNLNTDSFQLLADRGMLADVAKLDPAVQKDYVPGAWDQYKLPSKPGVFAYPWYVTPEILTYNKDLFARSGLDVDKPPTTVEEFFDYAEKITEKSGGKYAAFMADPKSRLPGDWQKMGVPVLSAKKDAFTFNTPKAVEWVERMKELYAKGAMPKESLTKSDDTSQLYGADKLVFGPGSPGFIRDVKANAPKVYAKTQVQKAVTGVLGHIGIYTQSLGVRKDTKSPDAAAEFAKWVTNGPNQVAFSKEVAIYPSNAKGLADPYFSDKGDGKDPETLARALGAEELKEAQLDANTPVEWTSQIGDAVVREMQKAIKGEVDAKTALTKAQEEANKILAQQAQQKKK
- a CDS encoding NEW3 domain-containing protein, with product MDDVHTGVTVTGVETPSLFTGPEERPSQVVRVGVRRSRPVGPLVVSLAGPQVETEHPRWLRADSVEAYAGVDAASELSADRGGVARDETVEVSVDLGGAAPGTRLPATVRVTTPGGLLLASRPCELLAAEPGWTVRLVPHFHYDPLWWNTQAAYTSQWDAPVRDGEPEKGWEYAGVPAFTLVPLHLQQARDDPAYRFVLSEIDYLKPFWDTHPEYRDEMRQLITEGRLEIVGGTYNEPSTNLTSAETTVRSALHGLRFHRDVLGSDPRTAWQLDVFGHDPGFPSLMAGAGLDSAVLARGPYHQWGPMMDTWGAALRPPTAMQLPSEYEWIGPGGGPGLLLHYLPAHYSAGWFSHAEPDAEAAAAKILELFELLRQSATTRNVLIPMGTDFSWPHPWGLAVQREWTARYTWPKLEHATPRDHFAAVRDELAGRGESPLPVTREMGPVYTGKDVSYADVKQAHRAAENLVQEAETLAALAYAHGRFRYPQAALDKSWRHLLHAAHHDAVTGTFSDQVYLDLLPTWREAYELASGVRESALDALVGEAVGSSVTVVNALSWNRTDVVRVELPGLAARAGSLAVRDETGALVPVLVEGVSAEGAVTIAFLAADVPGLGQRTWSVTSGETGMSEGWTVETGAAPVVRNGLYEVEADPARGGGLCRVTQLADGRELLAAGEVDALVVQDEYPAHPFFEEGPWHLLPKGPGESSESAPADSVRVERCPIGVRIVASGRTGPVAWTRTTTLWDGVDRVELATRIDGFAGSDQLVRLRVPVDVPGAQPVAETATAAVGRGFAFPEADTGVDHTRAPWTLDTPCLNWFGLTSMTRASLTGPDGTPAGVRTLGAGEIVLPDAGPPEGLRECVTALGALGVTTTPTRSHGPRWGDLAVDSSLPDFRLALGGPDANAFTAGVLAAADPVYTDAVKGGAPVVWVPALRPLRETWLPGCDLTGVRDLPVLVLTGSLAEFTDTVVREHLIEGLHPLPTEGAQEHADFEDRTVALLVRGTPGCAVDTRGRLHSSLLRSCTGRPSGAWMDPPRRTAPDGSSFQLQHWTHEFAHALLSGAGDWRDLDLVRRGREFNAPMTARVTSTAPGAERFLAVEGLMAETVKRTADGGVAVRLREARGRTTTGFVRAPFPVAAAARADLLDVPHETLAAEPGEGAYDDGACGGGARGGGAYDGGAYGGGAYAMTLGGNQWTTLHLTLPDGPRPTVAHQEAARPGFSRYWLHNTGTAPLGDAPYAVTVTPSEVTVASGGPAGEAAVTVHAPSGWVTSLTRETVTLEAGGHVRLPFSVRPPQEAAPGDHLVRVTAEFQDGTAVEDSLTVTVAGHDPSVPGITVTVPEGPVRIAAGASTPLPVHLSNTLRGAVRCEAILVSPYGGWQLAGPRSCVVDVPADGTAEARFTLHPPVDTAPGTYWVLVKAVGQGRVAYSAAVDVRVEEPLPPHPEPSAPSPEPPAHAPEPPAHAPESPAQTRAPERTPAP
- a CDS encoding carbohydrate ABC transporter permease, whose amino-acid sequence is MGTETGLVHRRWWTPYLFLLPGLAMVVLFSLWPFLNTVILSLTDAQILRGGGFVGFDNYVRAVGDDTFWLALFNSVLYTVVVVPCLVFLPLALAVLVQKKIPGIGFFRSAFYTPVIASAVVVGLMWQWILRSDGLVNTVFEKLSVISEPIPFLTDSTMLLVSAMIVTVWKGLGYYMVFYLAALGNVPTSLYEAAAIDGAGPVRRFFSITVPTVKPMMLLVGTLSAISALRVFTEIYILGGESGGPGGDSRTLPFLIRQVGLGFAGETGYAAAISILLFLLTLVFSVLGHRLSKGDES
- a CDS encoding carbohydrate ABC transporter permease; this encodes MSTTAPVADEAAAAKAAAREAAAREAAARKAAAGKPRKYSRRVLVGLSGRYLTLCLMLVVLVGPIVWQFLTSLKGRGENVYEGVLPSDPTLDNYARVAEAFPLFQYVGNTLIVAALAITSNCLFAAMGGYALSRAGWRGRKTVFTVLIATLMFPFESVMISMFLTVREMGLVDTLVGVWLPGAVSVLNLMIMRAAFLAVPKEVEEAAVLDGANEWQRFRRVFVPSAKGALAVVCITSFMGAWDDFLWPLIVLTNSDNYTLQLGLKTLAGATTVNDQRLIAAGAMAALLPMLLLFFALQRYFFRGVGEGAIKT
- a CDS encoding LacI family DNA-binding transcriptional regulator, with protein sequence MTSAAASGDGIRPRPSRRPTMKDVARRAGVSESAVSFALNDRPGVSPGTRERVRRVAEELGWQANSAARALSGERSGCAGLVLARPAHTLGVESFFLQLVSGIQEALSSRQVALLFQVVEDLDTELAVLRRWWAERRVDGVLVVDPRVDDPRPALLASLGLPAVVIGGLEADAHRAQTPLPVSNVWADDAGAMASVLDHLHSLGHRRIVHVAGMRGLAHTERRIVSLRAEAARRDLTPDEVRSVATDYSDAEGAEATRRILDEPPRTRPTAIVYDNDVMAVAGASVAAGRGVSVPGELSIVAWDDSALCRVTHPRLTALVRDTPGFGRLAAQELLAVLDGSPVRSLQGELPHLEPRESTGPPPHQG